The Pseudanabaena sp. PCC 6802 genomic interval GTACAACCCAGGAAGTGATCGATCTATTCGGCGAACTCAATGCCAGCGGTATTACGGTTGTGGTCGTCACCCACGAGTCGGAAGTAGCCAAGTTCACCAAACGTATTGTCTGGTTCCGCGATGGACAAGTGGTACACTCACACCTTGCACCAGATCGGCTTAAGGATGTTACTTAAATAGTTACTAAGCTTCAATCCCTAGTTCGCGTAAACGTTGTGCCAGATATTCCGCACGTTGTTCAGCACGTTCGGCATCAGTAGGTATCCAATTACCTTCCGCATCGTACCAACGCAACCACGAGCGACTAATGCTTTTATACTCTCCTTCCCATATCCCTAAACCCAACTCAATTTCTGCCATCCACACTTTCGGTTCGTACAAATTCAATTCCACATAATGACCTGCCTGCAAGGTAAATACTTGCATTTGGTTTGTGTAACGGCTAAAAACTACATAATAGGGGATGCGGAGAATTTGTTCGTACACTTTCCACTTGGTTGGTGGTTTTTCGACTCGATCTTCCTCGCCATTCTGCTCCTCTGGTTCTAGCTGCCCTAAGTCCTCTTTCTCTGTACCTGGAGATAGTAATTCCACAACTACAACTGGACTCACTCCCTCTTGCCAAATTACATAGCTCAAACGCAGGTCGTGGTCGTCGTAAAGCCTGGGCACTCCGACAACCCCAAACCAGTCCGGGCGCTTGTACCAATTTTGATGATGAACGTCATAATAGAGATTAAGATCGCTAGCACTAAACACTCGATCTTGAGGATAGTTGGGAGGACAAAAAGTCAACCACAAAAGCTCAGGTTGAAAGTCATGAAATCGATCGGGCAAACCAGGCTCCTCAGGATTTTCACTAGGCAGATCGTACATTGTTGGCAGTGTTTCCCTAGGAGAAAGGGGTGGATCGCTTTGTTGAGATGGGTACTTCAGCCGAAACATAATTCGTTGCCAATTTATCGATCGTCATTAGTTAAGATTATAGCTTTTCAATCGGCAAGCTTCCGCTTCCAGAACAAATCGATGATTATATCTCTACACGGATGGCTCAATTAGGAGCGCGATCGCTAGAGATTTCGGCCTCTCATGCTCTACGGTCAGCAGCACTACCTTTAGTGAATCGCGATCCTTTCGATCGAATGTCGATCGCTCAATCTCAGATAGAGGCTATGACGCTTGTAAGTGCAGATTCAATATTCAACCGATATGATGTTTCAGTAATCTGGGCAGCCAGTTCGCGAAAACATAGATCGCCAAGTCAGACAAATTCTTTTTTAATGTATCGATGTGTCTGTCTAACGGCTAAGGTGAGCCGCGGCAGATAACTTGAACGAATTTGATACCGTCCGCTCCACTGCGTTGTTATGCTGCATCTCCACCGATCGCCCCAAACTACATCCACTTCAGCAACTCATCATACTCATCATGTGTGCCAATCCAGTACCAATAAATATGCTCAGACTCCAGCAAACCCAAAACCCGATAGTTAAGGCTGACACGAGCGGAGTAGATCGGTTGCTTTTGACTGACTTGTTTAAACTGAAGGCTGGGGTGATAAGGATCTTCTTGCCAGAGAGCAAAAGCTTTTGCGGCTTGTTCTTGAACTGATGCAGGAAGATCATTAAGCCGTTTACGAAACGTTTTGGTCACACTTGATTTCATTTTTGTGTCGGAAATACTTCACTGAGTGGAGTGGTTTCACTCATTGCTATTTCCTGACGCACCATCGCAGCCATCCGATCCCATTGATCATCTGTCGTGGCAGCAAAACGAGTTTCCCATTGTTGCTCGTCTTGCAACTCATCCAAAAAACGCGATGCGATCGCATCTTGCTGTTCAGGCGGAAGTTGTTGGATTTTGGCGATTGCCTGTTGAAGCAGCTTAGTCATAGGTTCATCGCAGTAAATACTGCAATTACATACAGTTTCTCAATTTTAACCGATGTTCAGAAAAATTTTTCGTCAGACTCAGGAACTAGGTAGGCTCCACTACGAACTTCGCATCGAGATAATGCAGTAGTGAACGTACTATATTTATTACAAACATTGCCTCCACCTTGTTTAGTAAATCTTCATTTGGGTGTGCCACGCTTGCATTATTCCTTATTGGATTCAGTGCATCCATAATGGTGGCAGATGCCTGAAGAATCCGCTCAATATCTTGAGAACGTGGACCCAGATCTTGGAGTGCAGGATGATGTTGACGGAGTAATCTGAATAACCTGGTCATACTATCGTCATTACCGTAACCAATACTTTCAATATCACATGCAGCACGTAGATAACCATGTAAAGTAGTATGGATTCGATCAACTCCGCTAACTGCATCACTGGCTTGGATTAGAGCTTCTACATCTCCAATTGCACGTTCTACAATTGCGCTATTAATCTTGAGATCAGGACTCACAATCGGTGATGCACCTTCCAATCTCTTAGCTATTTCTAATAACTCTGCAAAAAGTTCTTGTGTTCTAGTTTCTGGGCAAGGTGGTGCGCTTATTGGGAACCTTTCTAAAACTCCACGCACTATCTTGGCTTGCACCTGTGGGGATGCTCCACTTAGGATGGCAATAAATTTTCGCAGGTAGTTCCTTGAAGCTGAGAGGGATCTATATCAAGCTCACAATACTCAGGATAAAACTCAGCATGAGATCGATAACTGAAATCACCCAGATAACCATCAGATACACCAATATATCGGTTAACAACTTTCATTATTTCTGGACTTGTTAAACCTGCCATAATTTAGTTTTAAGATTGACGCAATGCAAATACAAGCATCTGTAGTATCAATTATTCCTCGTAAATCAATTTTCTACCCAACCTTTTTGAGTTACTGGCAACACCTATGCATGAAGCGGCATAACGATTGAGCTAACCGGACGCAGATAACCCTAGATACTCAACCGACCAGACTACAGCATTCCGGTTCAGCGATTTGTTAGAGTGCTTACACTATGGCGCATTGACCGCAACTACTAATTTCCCCGTTGCTTGATTAGACTCCATGTAATGATGGGCTGCCACAATCTCGTCTAAGCGAAAAACTCTGTCTATATTGACTCGACTTTGACCAGCTTCTACCCCAGCGATAAATCTTTGCAAATGCTCAACGGCTAAATCTTCAGTGCCTCCAGTATAAACGGTCAGTTTTACCGTATGGGGAATCTGAGCCATCGGTGAAAAATCTGGTAGCGACCAAGCGTTACCTAATATGCCGGTCATACAGACAATGCCACCCGGAGTAGCACATTGCAGTGAATCTATCAGTGTGGTAGTTCCGACCAATTCTAAAACACGATCGACCCCATTAGGGACACTCTGACGGATAGTCGTTGCGATCGCACCATCGTCAATCACCACCCGATCGACCCCATTAGCTTTCAACGCGTTTACCTTTGCAGGATTACGCGTAGTCGCCATAACGGTCAATCCCAGATCTTTGGCAAGATGAGCTGCCGCCATGCCAACGGATGAGGTGCCACCTCGAATTAACAGCGTCTGCCCGGCTTGCACCGCTAAACCAGATATCAGAGAACCATAGGCCGTCTGGAACATTTCTGGAATGGCTCCTAGCACTGACCAGTCAAGCGTGCTCTGAATCGGAAATACGCAGGCTTGCGGAACGCAGGTGTATTCGGCATAGCTACCATCAAAAGCCCGTCCCATGCCGCCCATAATAGCGGCGACCGTCTGACCAGGCTGAAATGGCGTGTCAGGGGCAACTTCGACAATGCCCACGCACTCAATGCCCAAAATTCGGGGAAGCTGAACATTGGGAGAATATCCCTGCCGGGTAAACATCTCAGAACGATTGAGACCAAATGCTTTGACCTGGATCAATACCCATCCCGAGCGAGGATAGGGTTTGGCAATCTCTCGGAGTTGTAGGGCGCTTGGGTCGCCAGGGGATTCTAAAACAATTGCTTTCATTGTATTAACCTTCAACTAAGGAGCGCTCAGAATCGGTGCCTGTATCTCACCGATTCTGCAACTATTAGGCATTCCATCTACCAATTTCCCCATCTCAAGAGGCATAATAATAGCGTTCGTGGACTACTTTACCGTCTTTCCACTTCTGCACAGAAACTTGATCATGGGTGACTTTGCCCCAATTAGCATGGGTATAGTCCACAAACCATTCTGAGATAATCACATCGTCCCCATAAGCGACGTTTTTCACCTCTATGCCTCGGAACTCAACCACTTTTGAGAAGAAATCCAGTTCTCTCTGACGGTTTGCTGCTTTCCCAATTGTGGGAGCAGTTTCATTCTCTTGCATTACCACGTCATCCCCGTAGTACTTTTCAAAGGCTTCCATGGCTTTTCCTTGTAAAACCAGGAATTTGATGTCTTCAAAGGCAGCTTGCAAGTTTGTACTCATGATTCATTTCTCCAAAATTACAGAAGTTGTTACAAGGTTGGGTGCTGATTTCAGGGATTAATTGGGTGCCTGAGAGGAGGCAAATAAATATCGATGGATTTTCCAGTTGCCGTTCTCGTGCTTAAAGATAAACAGCTCGTTATTTCCTTCAGTCTTAGTTTGCTGGTTGGCTAATACTGTTACTGTGCCTGAGGATGAAGTGCGCACATAGGCGAGTTCTCCCATTTGCTCTACCTCGTAGGTCGTAAACTTGACCTGAAGTTGGATTGTTTGAAAAATCTGCTCATAGGTATCACGGACGGCATCGCGTCCGACTTGAGCTGGTGCGAACTGGGGCATAAAGACTGGATCACTACTGTAAAGGTCTAGCACCGCCTTGGCATCTGACGCATTCAAAGCCTGCTCATATTGTTGAAGTATCTGTTGAATTGGTTCCATGGATATGCTCCTGAATTCGGGCTCTCAATCTATTAAGCAGTATAAATTTTTTCAGATTTAATGAGTAGTGGGTAAAATTGAGAAGCATCTTCTCAAATATGGAAAGCTTGAATGGACTTAAACTCCGCTGCCTTGTTTGTCAAAGTTGTTCAGTATGGCAGCTTTTCAGAAACTGCTCGACAGACTAATACGCCAGTAGCGACCATCAGTCGGCGAATTGCTGACTTGGAGAAAGAACTTGGTGTTCGGCTATTGGAGCGATCAACGCGCCATCTGCGAATGACTCAAGCAGGTGCAGCTTTTTATGAAGATGCCGCACGCGGGCTTGAGGCATTTGAAATGGGCTTATCGACTCTGGAAAATCAGCAGCAGGAGTTGACAGGAACCCTAC includes:
- a CDS encoding type II toxin-antitoxin system RelE family toxin, coding for MKSSVTKTFRKRLNDLPASVQEQAAKAFALWQEDPYHPSLQFKQVSQKQPIYSARVSLNYRVLGLLESEHIYWYWIGTHDEYDELLKWM
- a CDS encoding zinc-binding alcohol dehydrogenase family protein, translating into MKAIVLESPGDPSALQLREIAKPYPRSGWVLIQVKAFGLNRSEMFTRQGYSPNVQLPRILGIECVGIVEVAPDTPFQPGQTVAAIMGGMGRAFDGSYAEYTCVPQACVFPIQSTLDWSVLGAIPEMFQTAYGSLISGLAVQAGQTLLIRGGTSSVGMAAAHLAKDLGLTVMATTRNPAKVNALKANGVDRVVIDDGAIATTIRQSVPNGVDRVLELVGTTTLIDSLQCATPGGIVCMTGILGNAWSLPDFSPMAQIPHTVKLTVYTGGTEDLAVEHLQRFIAGVEAGQSRVNIDRVFRLDEIVAAHHYMESNQATGKLVVAVNAP
- a CDS encoding abortive infection family protein, with product MQAKIVRGVLERFPISAPPCPETRTQELFAELLEIAKRLEGASPIVSPDLKINSAIVERAIGDVEALIQASDAVSGVDRIHTTLHGYLRAACDIESIGYGNDDSMTRLFRLLRQHHPALQDLGPRSQDIERILQASATIMDALNPIRNNASVAHPNEDLLNKVEAMFVINIVRSLLHYLDAKFVVEPT
- a CDS encoding SnoaL-like domain-containing protein → MSTNLQAAFEDIKFLVLQGKAMEAFEKYYGDDVVMQENETAPTIGKAANRQRELDFFSKVVEFRGIEVKNVAYGDDVIISEWFVDYTHANWGKVTHDQVSVQKWKDGKVVHERYYYAS
- a CDS encoding Uma2 family endonuclease, producing MFRLKYPSQQSDPPLSPRETLPTMYDLPSENPEEPGLPDRFHDFQPELLWLTFCPPNYPQDRVFSASDLNLYYDVHHQNWYKRPDWFGVVGVPRLYDDHDLRLSYVIWQEGVSPVVVVELLSPGTEKEDLGQLEPEEQNGEEDRVEKPPTKWKVYEQILRIPYYVVFSRYTNQMQVFTLQAGHYVELNLYEPKVWMAEIELGLGIWEGEYKSISRSWLRWYDAEGNWIPTDAERAEQRAEYLAQRLRELGIEA
- a CDS encoding YybH family protein; translation: MEPIQQILQQYEQALNASDAKAVLDLYSSDPVFMPQFAPAQVGRDAVRDTYEQIFQTIQLQVKFTTYEVEQMGELAYVRTSSSGTVTVLANQQTKTEGNNELFIFKHENGNWKIHRYLFASSQAPN